Within the Naumovozyma castellii chromosome 1, complete genome genome, the region ATCATTTGTTACCTTAAAAAATTCAATCGAAAGTGTTGTCCCAATTTATTAgaaatctttcttcaaaatttgcGGTTTACTCTTATTTGAGTCCATGTAACTCGCCCCATCTCCTATATAAATTAGGGGAGACTAAACAAGAAGTTAACATTTTTGTTTGTTACCCAGTTGATGGCTCAACTGTTTTGGGCACGCCTGTCGTTCCAATGTTTTCACAGAcgcaaaaaaaaaattcaagattttCATATAGATCTAAATTTTCAGAAATAAGGGTTACCCTCTCTTATGCAGCATTGTTTCCCAAATATTTTAGggagaaaatttttcagttcaAATTAtagattttttttcaatttatatACACCTTTGAATTAACACGTCTTCGAGAAACAATGCTTAGCTCTCTACTTGTTTTcaattatcttcaattcttttttaacattttttatttatttcttgttttaaTTCCCCGAACTCAATAAACCAAAACACACATTAAAAATGGTTGCTTTCACTGTTGACCAAATGCGTTCCTTAATGGACACTGTTACCAATGTTCGTAACATGTCCGTTATTGCTCACGTCGATCATGGTAAATCTACTTTGACCGATTCTCTAGTCCAAAAGGCTGGTATTATCTCCGCTGCTAAGGCTGGTGAAGCCCGTTTCATGGATACCAGAAAGgatgaacaagaaagagGTATTACTATTAAGTCTACCGCTATTTCTTTATACTCTGAAATGCCAGATGAAGATGTTAAGGACATCGCTCAAAAGACCGAAGGTAATGCTTTCTTAATTAACTTGATCGATTCCCCAGGTCACGTCGATTTCTCTTCAGAAGTTACTGCCGCTTTAAGAGTCACTGATGGTGCTTTAGTTGTCGTCGATACCGTTGAAGGTGTCTGTGTCCAAACTGAAACCGTCTTGAGACAAGCTTTGGGTGAAAGAATTAAGCCTGTTGTCTGTATTAACAAGGTTGACAGAGCTTTATTGGAATTGCAAGTTTCCAAGGAAGATTTATACCAATCTTTCTCCAGAACTGTTGAATCCGTTAACGTTATCATCTCCACTTATGCTGATGAAATCTTAGGTGACGTTCAAGTTTACCCATCCAAGGGTACCGTGGCTTTCGGTTCCGGTTTACATGGTTGGGCTTTCACCATCCGTCAATTCGCTCAAAGATACGCTAAGAAGTTTGGTGTTGACAAGGTTAAGATGATGGAAAGATTATGGGGTGACTCTTACTTCAACCCAAAGACTAAGAAGTGGACTAACAAGGAAACTGATGCTGATGGTAAGCAATTAGAAAGAGCTTTCAACATGTTCGTCTTGGACCCAATCTTCAGATTATTCGCTGCTATCATGAACTTCAAGAAGGATGAAATTCCAGTCTTGTTAGAAAAGTTGGAAATTAACTTGAAGGGTGACGAAAAGGACCAAGAAGGTAAGGCTTTGTTGAAGACCGTCATGAAGAAGTTCTTGCCAGCTGCTGATGCCTTATTGGAAATGATTGTTATGAACTTACCATCTCCAGTTACCGCTCAAGCTTACAGAGCTGAACAATTATACGAAGGTCCAGCTGACGATGCTAACTGTATGGCTATCAAGAGATGTGATCCAAAGGCTGACTTGATGTTGTACGTTTCCAAGATGGTGCCAACCTCTGATAAGGGTAGATTCTACGCTTTCGGTAGAGTTTTCGCTGGTACTGTTAAGTCTGGTCAAAAGGTTAGAATCCAAGGTCCAAACTACGTTCCAGGTAAGAAGGATGATTTATTCGTCAAGGCTATTCAAAGAGTTGTCTTAATGATGGGTAGATTCGTCGAACCAATCGATGACTGTCCAGCTGGTAACATTATCGGTTTAGTCGGTATCGATCAATTCTTATTGAAGAGTGGTACTTTGACTACTGATGAAGCCGCTCACAACATGAAGGTCATGAAGTTCTCTGTCTCTCCAGTTGTGCAAGTTGCTGTTGAAGTTAAGAACGCTAACGATTTACCAAAGTTGGTTGAAGGTTTGAAGAGATTGTCTAAATCTGATCCATGTGTCTTGACTTACATGGCTGAAACTGGTGAACATATTGTTGCTGGTACCGGTGAATTgcatttggaaatttgtCTACAAGATCTAGAAAACGATCACGCAGGTgttccattgaagatttctCCACCTGTTGTTGCCTACAGAGAAACTGTCGAAGCTGAATCTTCTCAAACTGCTTTGTCTAAGTCTCCAAACAAGCATAACAGAATCTACTTGAAGGCTGAACCAATTGACGAAGAAGTTTCTTTGGCTATTGAAAGTGGTAAGATTAACCCAAGAGATGATCTAAAGGCTAGAGCTAGAGTTATGGCTGATGAATTCGGCTGGGATGTCACTGATGCCAGAAAGATCTGGTGTTTCGGTCCAGACGGTAACGGTCCAAATTTGGTTGTTGACCAAACTAAGGCTGTTCAATACTTGAACGAAATCAAGGATTCCGTTGTTGCTGCTTTCCAATGGGCTACCAAGGAAGGTCCAATTTTCGGTGAACAAATGAGATCCGTTAGAGTTAACATCTTGGATGTCACCTTACATGCTGATGCTATCCACAGAGGTGGTGGTCAAATCATTCCAACCATGAGAAGAGCTACTTACGCTGGTTTCTTATTGGCTGAACCAAAGATTCAAGAACCTGTTTTCTTAGTTGAAATTCAATGTCCTGAATCCGCTGTCGGTGGTATTTACTCCGTCTTAAACAAGAAGAGAGGTCAAGTTGTCTCTGAAGAACAAAGACCAGGTACTCCATTGTTTACCGTCAAGGCTTACTTGCCAGTTAACGAATCTTTCGGTTTCACTGGTGAATTAAGACAAGCTACTGGTGGTCAAGCTTTCCCACAAATGGTGTTCGACCATTGGGCTACTTTAGGTAGTGACCCATTGGACCCAACCTCCAAGGCTGGTGAAATTGTCACTGCTGCTCGTAAGAGACATGGTATGAAGGATGTCGTTCCAGGCTGGCAAGAATACTACGACAAATTGTAAGCAGCATATAATtatattgttgtttcattatttgtttgtaGTCGTCATTACTTTTATTCTTTAACTTTGTTTAATGTTCTATTTTGTCATATTTTATTCATGTAAATGTGTTTTGTTctattatatatacatacCAGACCTTAATATATAAggaaatattcattttaaCGTATGTGGGAACTATTCAGTTTTTAATCAGTTATCGAAGATGTGCCTTTGTCATCTTTATGTATTGTTATTTTTCTGGAGTTAAAATGTTACTTACGCGTTAAGAAACTCAATTTCGTAACCTTCAAATCTGTTCCAAAGGCATCGAGTTCGAAGAAGGATAATACCGTATGCCTTTGAACAAATATAGTTCAGATAATGAGGATACTGGAACCTTTgtcaaatgatgaatttttgccagagaatttgaaagatctatattcaaaattccTCCAGGAATTAATAGATGAGCTTTCCCCACGACAAGAGCAACTTCAAATCACATACTCAAAagcaaagaagaatttaaatGATACTGATGGAATATTTTACTACCCAGgtgatttgaagaaggttaAGGGGATAGGTGCTACTATAATCTCAAGACTTGAAGCCAAAATACAAGAATATTGCAATGAACGTGGAATACGGCCACCAGAGCCGAAAGCTGCAAGAGATGTTCCAACTGGTACGAAGAGATCGAGAACAGCATTACGAACAGATAGCAATAAGGAACAAATCAGTCAAACAACGGATACTCAACCTCCTAaaaagcaaagaaaaaaagtgTATATCCCAAAGAAACGATCGGGTGGGTATGCAATTCTTTTAGGGCTATTAGAATTAAGAGCAGTAAAACGTGGATATTCCAAGGAGGAAGTGATAACATCAGCTCAAAAGTATACTGATCATAGTATGGAGGGAAATTTTGCAACAAAGGAGTTCTATGGTTCTTGGTCGTCAATTAACTCGTTAAAGAAACACAATTTAATAGTAGAGGTTGGTCGCCCAAAGAGGTATTCATTAACTGAGGAAGGAGTAACCTTAGCTGAAACTTTAAAGACAGCAGATGGAAtagtttttcaaagagaaaGGGAGAAAGAAGGAAGTCGAGATAACTCAATGAGAGATATTGAAACAACAGCAAACCTGAGTGAACTACTTGAGAAGGAGAAATTATCACCATCATTTAGGCAAGGAAAACCAAACTCATCGTTTATTGATTATACGTTCGAATCAACTGGTACACCCATTGGTACTAACCGGGCCCTGACCCCAAACAGAAACCCCACTGTACCTTCTGGAAAGAGTCCATCCAGTGTCCCATCTAAAAATACTTTTAGAAAAAGATTTAATGGGGTCAGCTACGAGTTGTGGGTTAAAGGAAGCTACGAAGTCTATCCAATTATTGATCATAGAGAGGTGAAATCCCAAAATGATCGAGAGTTCTTCTCAAATGCATTTGCTCGAAAGggaatgaaaaatgaaatacGGCAACTTGCTTTAGGTGATATATTATGGGTTGCAAAGAATAAACGTACAGGATGCCAATGTGTATTGAATACCATCGTGGAAAGAAAACGTTTGGATGACCTAGCATCAAGTATTAGGGACAACAGATTTATGGAACAAAAGAATAGACTTGAAAAAAGTGGATgttccaataaatattatttaatagaaGAAACTATGGGAGGCTCAATTGGAACCATGGGTGAGGCATTAAAGACAGCACTGTGGCTAATCTTGGTCTAttataaattttcaatgatcAGAACCATGAATTCTGATGAGACTGTAGAAAGAATTTACGCCCTTAATGAGGTTATTGAACATCATTATTCTAAGAAATCACTTCTAGTGTTATACCCGAATAATATGGAGAACCAAGATGATTATAAGAAAGTACTAGAGACCTTTAAGAGTGAGTTTGAAAGAAAGGGTAATATTGAATGCTGTCATAGCTTTGAATGCTTCCAAGAAATGATGGGCAAAAGTGAAATGAGAACCATAGGGGAACTTACAATAAATGTGCTGATGTTTATAAAGGGCGTCTCATTAGAGAAGGCAATTGCCATACAATCAATCTTTCCCACCTTAAATCATATTTTAAACGCCTATCAACGGTGCAAATCCCCGCACGAAGCAAACATGCtaatgttttcaaaattgggCGAAGCACCAGGAACTAAACGTATTACTAAAGGATTATCAGAAAAGATTGCCGACGTTTTCAGTACATTATAGACATTTCATCTCTTTTAACTTTTCAGTAAGGTAAATAAGATAACATATAAAAAATTGCATTTAAATTAAcagtttttttttgatgatttgaatatttaatagTAGTTTCTGTATACAGTATGAACATCAATGCCATGTTCAAAAACTTTTCCTATCTCTTCCAAGGAAAGTCCTTTTACTTCTGGGTAAAAGAAATACACAAATAGCCACGCTAACGAAGTGAATCCTGCAAATATTAACATTGTATTTCCGTTCCCTATCGAATCCATTAGAGATAAATAGGATAGTGCAACGATAGCATTGGTTAGCCAGTTTGTGCATGATATGCATGAGGACCCAAATGCTCTTCTGTTAAGAGGTAAGAATTCAACGCAAGTCCAGGGTACCGTTCCTAGGGCAGATGCATAACCTCCAACGAATATTACAATAGATATGAGGATCAATatcatattatttttatcgAAGCCAATTGATACCAACAAAAGGCCGATGCTCATGACAACTAAAGTGTAAAGTAACATCAATCTTTTACCGATTTTATCCACATATCTCAAAGCGACAAAGGTGAATAAAAAGTTAGTCAACGCAACCAGAATCGCCGGTAGTAATGGATTCtccaaatttaatttagAGAATATGACTGCTGCATAATACATGAAGGCATTAAATCCTGTAATTTGTTGGAAAAACATTAATACACACCCTATTATAAGAGCTCTCTTAGTTCTTGCCTCCATTTTGTGCACATGCTTCTTAGAAGTTC harbors:
- the EFT2 gene encoding elongation factor 2 (ancestral locus Anc_5.467); the encoded protein is MVAFTVDQMRSLMDTVTNVRNMSVIAHVDHGKSTLTDSLVQKAGIISAAKAGEARFMDTRKDEQERGITIKSTAISLYSEMPDEDVKDIAQKTEGNAFLINLIDSPGHVDFSSEVTAALRVTDGALVVVDTVEGVCVQTETVLRQALGERIKPVVCINKVDRALLELQVSKEDLYQSFSRTVESVNVIISTYADEILGDVQVYPSKGTVAFGSGLHGWAFTIRQFAQRYAKKFGVDKVKMMERLWGDSYFNPKTKKWTNKETDADGKQLERAFNMFVLDPIFRLFAAIMNFKKDEIPVLLEKLEINLKGDEKDQEGKALLKTVMKKFLPAADALLEMIVMNLPSPVTAQAYRAEQLYEGPADDANCMAIKRCDPKADLMLYVSKMVPTSDKGRFYAFGRVFAGTVKSGQKVRIQGPNYVPGKKDDLFVKAIQRVVLMMGRFVEPIDDCPAGNIIGLVGIDQFLLKSGTLTTDEAAHNMKVMKFSVSPVVQVAVEVKNANDLPKLVEGLKRLSKSDPCVLTYMAETGEHIVAGTGELHLEICLQDLENDHAGVPLKISPPVVAYRETVEAESSQTALSKSPNKHNRIYLKAEPIDEEVSLAIESGKINPRDDLKARARVMADEFGWDVTDARKIWCFGPDGNGPNLVVDQTKAVQYLNEIKDSVVAAFQWATKEGPIFGEQMRSVRVNILDVTLHADAIHRGGGQIIPTMRRATYAGFLLAEPKIQEPVFLVEIQCPESAVGGIYSVLNKKRGQVVSEEQRPGTPLFTVKAYLPVNESFGFTGELRQATGGQAFPQMVFDHWATLGSDPLDPTSKAGEIVTAARKRHGMKDVVPGWQEYYDKL
- the MUS81 gene encoding Mus81p (ancestral locus Anc_5.468) → MRILEPLSNDEFLPENLKDLYSKFLQELIDELSPRQEQLQITYSKAKKNLNDTDGIFYYPGDLKKVKGIGATIISRLEAKIQEYCNERGIRPPEPKAARDVPTGTKRSRTALRTDSNKEQISQTTDTQPPKKQRKKVYIPKKRSGGYAILLGLLELRAVKRGYSKEEVITSAQKYTDHSMEGNFATKEFYGSWSSINSLKKHNLIVEVGRPKRYSLTEEGVTLAETLKTADGIVFQREREKEGSRDNSMRDIETTANLSELLEKEKLSPSFRQGKPNSSFIDYTFESTGTPIGTNRALTPNRNPTVPSGKSPSSVPSKNTFRKRFNGVSYELWVKGSYEVYPIIDHREVKSQNDREFFSNAFARKGMKNEIRQLALGDILWVAKNKRTGCQCVLNTIVERKRLDDLASSIRDNRFMEQKNRLEKSGCSNKYYLIEETMGGSIGTMGEALKTALWLILVYYKFSMIRTMNSDETVERIYALNEVIEHHYSKKSLLVLYPNNMENQDDYKKVLETFKSEFERKGNIECCHSFECFQEMMGKSEMRTIGELTINVLMFIKGVSLEKAIAIQSIFPTLNHILNAYQRCKSPHEANMLMFSKLGEAPGTKRITKGLSEKIADVFSTL